One Lysobacter enzymogenes DNA segment encodes these proteins:
- a CDS encoding PEGA domain-containing protein: MFPLLPRWIALRPIAPAAVAALALAASGCATFIRGSTQSLTIDSLPGAATVSLSNGERCSTPCVLKLKRKHPVAVELCKSGYRQALTQVRSELGSAGAVRMAGNALIGGLIGVGVDAASGAAKDLNPNVLAVLLVEETPGCTAPAFPAVPENGQTPEEYARAKGKGKR, from the coding sequence ATGTTCCCCCTGCTTCCGCGATGGATCGCATTGCGGCCGATCGCGCCCGCAGCCGTCGCGGCCCTCGCGCTCGCCGCCAGCGGCTGCGCGACCTTCATCCGCGGCTCGACCCAGTCGCTGACCATCGACAGCCTGCCCGGTGCGGCGACGGTGTCGCTGTCGAACGGCGAACGCTGCTCCACGCCGTGCGTGCTCAAGCTCAAGCGCAAGCATCCGGTCGCGGTGGAGCTGTGCAAGTCCGGTTATCGCCAGGCCCTGACCCAGGTGCGCAGCGAACTCGGCAGCGCCGGCGCGGTGCGCATGGCCGGCAACGCCTTGATCGGCGGCTTGATCGGCGTCGGCGTGGACGCCGCCAGCGGCGCGGCCAAGGATCTCAATCCGAACGTGCTGGCGGTGCTGCTGGTGGAGGAAACGCCCGGCTGCACCGCGCCGGCGTTTCCGGCGGTGCCGGAAAACGGGCAGACGCCGGAGGAGTACGCGCGCGCGAAAGGCAAGGGCAAGCGCTGA
- a CDS encoding TMEM165/GDT1 family protein, translated as MDLSHFPAWVVATAVSTGTVALAEIGDKTQLLALLLAARFRKPVPIILGILLATLLNHALAAWFGTLVAAFLKPEVLRWVVAASFLAVALWTLKPDKLDEGETQFSARGAFIATTIAFFFAEIGDKTQVATVLLATRYEPLWAVIVGTTVGMLLANVPVALLGARFADRLPLKTARFVAAAVFAALALWVAIRGIG; from the coding sequence CCGGTACCGTCGCGCTCGCCGAAATCGGCGACAAGACGCAGCTGCTGGCCCTGCTGCTGGCCGCGCGCTTCCGCAAGCCGGTGCCGATCATCCTCGGCATCCTCCTGGCCACCCTGCTCAACCACGCGCTCGCGGCCTGGTTCGGCACGCTGGTCGCCGCGTTCCTCAAGCCCGAAGTCCTGCGCTGGGTGGTCGCCGCGAGCTTCCTGGCGGTCGCGCTGTGGACGCTCAAGCCCGACAAGCTCGACGAGGGCGAAACCCAGTTCTCCGCGCGCGGCGCCTTCATCGCCACCACCATCGCGTTCTTCTTCGCCGAGATCGGCGACAAGACCCAGGTCGCCACGGTGTTGCTGGCGACCCGCTACGAGCCGCTGTGGGCGGTCATCGTCGGCACCACCGTCGGCATGCTGCTGGCCAATGTCCCGGTCGCCCTGCTCGGCGCCCGCTTCGCCGACCGCTTGCCGCTGAAGACCGCCCGCTTCGTCGCCGCGGCCGTGTTCGCCGCGCTGGCGCTGTGGGTGGCGATCCGCGGCATCGGCTGA
- a CDS encoding PepSY-associated TM helix domain-containing protein, translating into MNSSQAAPAPHAPAPRRLRAALKWLHLWLGLTLGSAFALVALSGTVLAFQRELALWAYPQLQRDADIAPQQRARALERIVAHWQAQGMTSLDLPSPQFPVWQGYFPDNERRYFDPASGELLLTRNTGNDLILWLRDWHTHLLAGKSGEQVLGAVGIAAVFLLLSGLYLWWPRWSALAASLKWYRGPPTRRWFSWHRGLGLWLLPLTLLAAVTGTAMVYDEIARSALRAAFSEAEPAKPPKLAARADAPIDWAATLRAADAAVAADGPIPGAQLRRIGLPKKDSGLVTIRARAVDEWHPVGRSMIWIDPWRGALLGARDATRQGPGARAYEAMYPLHGGFVGGRAWQLLIALTGLAPPLLLVTGFLFWRRRRGR; encoded by the coding sequence ATGAATTCCAGCCAGGCCGCCCCCGCTCCGCACGCCCCCGCGCCGCGCCGACTGCGCGCGGCCTTGAAGTGGCTGCACCTGTGGCTGGGGCTGACCCTGGGCAGCGCGTTCGCGCTGGTGGCGCTGTCGGGCACGGTGCTGGCGTTCCAGCGCGAGCTGGCGCTGTGGGCGTATCCGCAACTGCAGCGCGATGCCGACATCGCGCCGCAGCAGCGCGCGCGGGCGCTGGAGCGGATCGTCGCGCACTGGCAGGCCCAGGGCATGACCTCGCTCGACCTGCCCTCGCCGCAGTTCCCGGTCTGGCAGGGCTACTTCCCCGACAACGAGCGGCGCTATTTCGACCCGGCCAGCGGCGAGCTGCTGCTGACCCGCAACACCGGCAACGACCTGATCCTGTGGCTGCGCGACTGGCACACCCACCTGCTGGCCGGCAAAAGCGGCGAGCAGGTGCTCGGCGCGGTCGGCATCGCCGCGGTGTTCCTGCTGCTCAGCGGGCTGTATCTGTGGTGGCCGCGTTGGTCGGCGCTGGCGGCGAGCCTGAAGTGGTATCGCGGGCCGCCGACCCGGCGCTGGTTCAGCTGGCATCGCGGCCTGGGCCTGTGGCTGTTGCCGCTGACCTTGCTGGCGGCGGTCACCGGCACCGCGATGGTCTACGACGAGATCGCGCGCAGCGCCTTGCGCGCGGCGTTTTCCGAAGCCGAACCGGCGAAGCCGCCGAAACTCGCGGCGCGCGCCGACGCGCCGATCGACTGGGCCGCGACCCTGCGCGCGGCCGACGCGGCGGTGGCCGCGGACGGGCCGATTCCCGGCGCGCAATTGCGCCGGATCGGCTTGCCGAAGAAGGACAGCGGGCTGGTGACGATCCGCGCGCGCGCGGTCGACGAATGGCATCCGGTCGGGCGCAGCATGATCTGGATCGATCCGTGGCGCGGCGCGCTGCTGGGCGCGCGCGATGCGACCCGGCAAGGGCCCGGCGCGCGCGCGTACGAGGCGATGTATCCGCTGCACGGCGGCTTCGTCGGCGGGCGGGCGTGGCAGCTGCTGATCGCGCTGACCGGGTTGGCGCCGCCGTTGCTGTTGGTCACCGGCTTCCTGTTCTGGCGGCGCCGGCGCGGTCGCTGA
- the dusB gene encoding tRNA dihydrouridine synthase DusB: MRIGPHSIAPRVILAPMAGVTDKPFRVLCKRLGAGLCVSEMTTSDPRFWTTAKSRHRMDHAGEPAPISVQIAGTVPRVMAEAARYNVDHGAQIVDINMGCPAKKVCNAWAGSALMREPELVAQILEAVVAAVDVPVTLKIRTGWDHDQRNAPLIARIAEQSGIAALAVHGRTRDQQYTGVAEYDTIAAIKAQLSIPVIANGDIDSPRKAAFVLAHTGCDAVMVGRAAQGRPWIFGEIAHFLEHGEERAPPSLAQVREILLGHLEHLHAFYGEVSGVRIARKHLGWYAKDRPENAAFRAVVNRAESAEQQLRLTRDYFDALVAGVVPELPAAA; encoded by the coding sequence ATGCGCATCGGCCCCCATTCCATCGCCCCCCGGGTGATCCTCGCCCCGATGGCGGGCGTCACCGACAAGCCGTTCCGGGTGCTGTGCAAGCGCCTGGGCGCGGGGCTGTGCGTTTCGGAGATGACCACCAGCGATCCGCGCTTCTGGACCACGGCCAAGTCGCGCCATCGCATGGACCACGCCGGCGAGCCCGCGCCGATCAGCGTGCAGATCGCCGGCACGGTGCCGCGCGTCATGGCCGAGGCGGCGCGCTACAACGTCGATCACGGCGCGCAGATCGTCGACATCAACATGGGCTGCCCGGCCAAGAAGGTCTGCAACGCCTGGGCCGGCTCGGCGCTGATGCGCGAACCCGAACTGGTGGCGCAGATCCTGGAGGCGGTGGTCGCGGCGGTCGACGTGCCGGTCACGCTCAAGATCCGCACCGGCTGGGACCACGACCAGCGCAACGCGCCGCTGATCGCGCGCATCGCCGAACAGTCCGGCATCGCCGCGCTGGCGGTGCACGGGCGCACCCGCGACCAGCAGTACACCGGCGTCGCCGAGTACGACACCATCGCCGCGATCAAGGCGCAGCTGTCGATTCCGGTGATCGCCAACGGCGACATCGATTCGCCGCGCAAGGCCGCCTTCGTGCTCGCCCATACCGGCTGCGACGCGGTCATGGTCGGCCGCGCGGCGCAGGGGCGGCCGTGGATCTTCGGCGAGATCGCCCACTTCCTGGAACACGGCGAGGAACGCGCGCCGCCGTCGCTGGCGCAGGTGCGCGAGATCCTGCTCGGCCACCTCGAACACCTGCACGCGTTCTACGGCGAAGTCTCCGGCGTGCGCATCGCGCGCAAGCACCTGGGCTGGTACGCCAAGGACCGCCCGGAGAACGCCGCCTTCCGCGCCGTGGTCAACCGCGCCGAATCGGCCGAGCAGCAGCTGCGGCTGACGCGCGATTACTTCGATGCGCTGGTGGCTGGGGTGGTTCCGGAATTGCCGGCGGCGGCTTGA
- a CDS encoding TonB-dependent receptor, with protein sequence MLRPQLLASAVLAVLIAPIAQAEEAKDLDRVTVSASTSRTPNSEAALANTITVIDAEQLKQQLAVTQDVSQILANLIPSFSPSRQKLTNGGETLRGRKPLYLVDGVPQSTPLREGGRDGHTIDPAMIERIEVIHGANALQGLGASGGIINIITKRAPRRDGESFQDVNIGVSSALPNQSDSVGYRASYLFGTRSGDVDFVGGASYASEGLFYDGNGDAIAVNDIQGDLMDARSYNLFAKAGWDIDEDKRLQLTANRYQLRGNNDYITVNGDIRTGKLATSARGSREGRGAQNRSTSVVLDYTDKSLAGGYFNAQLFWVDFNGLYGATDWEDFWRDGRDPHWWDQSQNVSEKIGGKFGWSRDNLFGQRLRATFGLDWNRDKTYQELVVAKLKWVPQTTYESWSPFAQAEWWVTDKVMLTAGVRHERGKLEVGDFTTIPSNAGGSRFVRGGSPKTRETLPNYGVVFEATDALKFYASYSEGYTVADIGRVLRGITTPNQSVDKLVDLSPVVSDNREIGVDFDNGRWLAHLAAYWSDSDLGSRLQFDRNTQSYFVVRERTEIRGIEGNVAFQFSDNGRAGVGYARGKGRYDSDGDDRVDSDLPGINISPDRITAFWDQTWNDWFSTRLQGSRAIDRDFDSKGVQVASTDGYTTVDLQGRFKLPLGQLNVGIENLFDEQYITYYSQSTPRNDTYVAGRGRVLNLSWSHRF encoded by the coding sequence ATGCTCCGTCCCCAGCTTCTCGCCAGCGCCGTGCTGGCTGTCCTCATCGCGCCCATCGCCCAGGCCGAGGAGGCCAAGGACCTCGATCGCGTCACCGTCTCGGCCAGCACCAGCCGCACGCCCAACTCGGAAGCGGCGCTGGCCAACACCATCACCGTGATCGACGCCGAACAGCTCAAGCAGCAGTTGGCGGTGACCCAGGACGTGTCGCAGATCCTCGCCAACCTGATCCCCTCGTTCTCGCCCTCGCGGCAGAAGCTGACCAACGGCGGCGAAACCCTGCGCGGACGCAAGCCGCTGTACCTGGTCGACGGCGTGCCGCAGTCGACCCCGCTGCGCGAAGGCGGCCGCGACGGCCACACCATCGATCCGGCGATGATCGAGCGCATCGAGGTCATCCACGGCGCCAACGCGCTGCAGGGCCTGGGCGCATCGGGCGGCATCATCAACATCATCACCAAGCGCGCGCCGCGCCGCGACGGCGAGAGCTTCCAGGACGTCAACATCGGCGTCAGCAGCGCGCTGCCGAACCAAAGCGACAGCGTCGGTTACCGCGCCTCCTACCTGTTCGGCACCCGCAGCGGCGATGTGGACTTCGTCGGCGGCGCGTCGTACGCCAGCGAAGGGCTGTTCTACGATGGCAACGGCGACGCGATCGCGGTCAACGACATCCAGGGCGACCTGATGGACGCGCGCAGCTACAACCTGTTCGCCAAGGCCGGCTGGGACATCGACGAAGACAAGCGCCTGCAGCTGACCGCCAACCGCTACCAGCTGCGCGGCAACAACGATTACATCACCGTCAATGGCGACATCCGCACCGGCAAGCTCGCGACGTCCGCGCGCGGCAGCCGCGAGGGCCGCGGCGCGCAGAACCGCTCGACCTCGGTGGTGCTGGACTACACCGACAAGTCGCTGGCCGGCGGCTACTTCAACGCGCAGCTGTTCTGGGTCGACTTCAACGGCCTGTACGGCGCCACCGACTGGGAAGACTTCTGGCGCGACGGCCGCGATCCGCACTGGTGGGACCAGTCGCAGAACGTGTCGGAAAAGATCGGCGGCAAGTTCGGCTGGTCGCGCGACAACCTGTTCGGCCAGCGCCTGCGCGCGACCTTCGGCCTGGACTGGAACCGCGACAAGACCTACCAGGAACTGGTGGTGGCCAAGCTCAAGTGGGTGCCGCAGACCACTTACGAATCCTGGTCGCCGTTCGCGCAGGCCGAGTGGTGGGTGACCGACAAGGTCATGCTGACCGCGGGCGTGCGCCACGAGCGCGGCAAGCTCGAAGTCGGCGACTTCACCACCATCCCGTCCAACGCCGGCGGCAGCCGCTTCGTCCGCGGCGGCTCGCCGAAGACCCGCGAGACCCTGCCCAACTACGGCGTCGTGTTCGAAGCCACCGACGCGCTGAAGTTCTACGCCTCGTATTCGGAGGGCTACACCGTCGCCGACATCGGCCGGGTGCTGCGCGGCATCACCACGCCGAACCAGAGCGTGGACAAGCTGGTCGACCTGTCGCCGGTGGTGTCGGACAACCGCGAGATCGGCGTGGACTTCGACAACGGCCGCTGGCTGGCGCACCTGGCCGCGTACTGGTCCGATTCCGACCTCGGCTCGCGCCTGCAGTTCGACCGCAACACCCAGAGCTATTTCGTCGTGCGCGAGCGTACCGAAATCCGCGGCATCGAGGGCAACGTCGCGTTCCAGTTCTCCGACAACGGCCGCGCCGGCGTGGGCTACGCGCGCGGCAAGGGCCGCTACGACAGCGACGGCGACGACCGCGTCGATTCCGACCTGCCCGGCATCAACATCAGCCCCGACCGCATCACCGCGTTCTGGGACCAGACCTGGAACGACTGGTTCTCGACCCGCCTGCAGGGCAGCCGCGCGATCGACCGCGACTTCGATTCCAAGGGCGTGCAAGTGGCCAGCACCGACGGCTACACCACCGTCGACCTGCAGGGCCGGTTCAAGCTGCCGCTGGGCCAGCTCAACGTCGGCATCGAGAACCTGTTCGACGAGCAGTACATCACCTACTACTCGCAGAGCACGCCGCGCAACGACACCTACGTGGCCGGACGCGGGCGCGTGCTCAACCTGAGCTGGTCGCACCGGTTCTGA
- a CDS encoding NupC/NupG family nucleoside CNT transporter, which produces MDSISRVGFGLFGLAVLVAIAWVFSVNRRKVDWKLVAIGITLQIAFAAVVLLVPGGKDVFDAIGKGFVHVLEFVGAGSKFIFGDLMDVSKFGFIFAFQVLPTIIFFSALMGVLYHLGVMQAVVRGMAWAITKVMRVSGAETTSVCASVFIGQTEAPLTVRPYIPKMTESELITMMIGGMAHIAGGVLAAYVGMLGAGDPESQAFYAKHLLAASIMAAPATLVIAKILVPETGEPLTRGTIKMEVEKNTANIIDAAAAGAGDGLRLALNIGAMLLAFIALMALINAPLTWIGEHTGLAAAIGKPTDLSTILGFLLAPIAWVIGTPWADANVVGGLIGEKVVLNEFVAYTHLADIVNGKVAGVSLSDEGRLIATYALCGFANFSSIAIQIGGIGGLAPERRQDLARFGLRAVLGGSIATFMTATIAGVLTHFAS; this is translated from the coding sequence GTGGATTCGATTTCGCGCGTGGGCTTCGGCCTGTTCGGTCTGGCGGTGCTCGTCGCCATCGCCTGGGTGTTCTCGGTCAACCGCCGCAAGGTCGATTGGAAGCTGGTCGCCATCGGCATCACCCTGCAGATCGCCTTCGCCGCGGTGGTGCTGCTGGTGCCGGGCGGCAAGGACGTGTTCGACGCCATCGGCAAGGGCTTCGTGCACGTGCTCGAGTTCGTCGGCGCCGGCTCGAAGTTCATCTTCGGCGACCTCATGGACGTCAGCAAATTCGGCTTCATCTTCGCCTTCCAGGTACTGCCGACGATCATTTTCTTCTCCGCGCTGATGGGCGTGCTGTACCACCTGGGGGTGATGCAGGCGGTGGTGCGCGGCATGGCTTGGGCGATCACCAAGGTCATGCGCGTGTCCGGCGCGGAGACCACCAGCGTCTGCGCCAGCGTGTTCATCGGCCAGACCGAGGCGCCGCTGACCGTGCGCCCCTACATTCCGAAGATGACCGAGTCCGAGCTGATCACGATGATGATCGGCGGCATGGCCCACATCGCCGGCGGCGTGCTCGCGGCCTATGTCGGCATGCTCGGCGCCGGCGACCCCGAATCCCAGGCGTTCTACGCCAAGCACCTGCTGGCGGCCTCGATCATGGCCGCGCCGGCCACGCTGGTGATCGCCAAGATCCTGGTGCCGGAAACCGGCGAGCCGCTGACCCGCGGCACGATCAAGATGGAAGTGGAGAAGAACACCGCCAACATCATCGACGCCGCCGCCGCGGGCGCCGGCGACGGCCTGCGCCTGGCGCTGAACATCGGCGCGATGCTGCTGGCCTTCATCGCGCTGATGGCGCTGATCAACGCGCCGCTGACCTGGATCGGCGAGCACACCGGCCTGGCCGCGGCGATCGGCAAGCCGACCGACCTGTCCACCATCCTGGGCTTCCTGCTCGCGCCGATCGCCTGGGTGATCGGCACGCCGTGGGCCGACGCCAACGTGGTCGGCGGCCTGATCGGCGAGAAGGTCGTGCTCAACGAGTTCGTCGCCTACACCCACCTGGCCGACATCGTGAACGGCAAGGTCGCCGGCGTCAGCCTCAGCGACGAGGGTCGCCTGATCGCGACCTATGCGCTGTGCGGCTTCGCCAACTTCTCCTCGATCGCGATCCAGATCGGCGGCATCGGCGGGCTCGCCCCGGAACGCCGCCAGGACCTGGCCCGCTTCGGCCTGCGCGCGGTGCTGGGCGGCTCGATCGCCACCTTCATGACCGCGACCATCGCCGGCGTGCTGACCCACTTCGCCTCGTAA
- a CDS encoding YegP family protein, translated as MAGKYVISKQSNGQFHFVLKAGNGQVILSSEGYKQKASALEGIESVRKNSQIDARYERKSAADGRLYFLLTASNGQAIGNSQMYKDASGRDGGIASVKENGPSLKVEDTAP; from the coding sequence ATGGCAGGCAAGTACGTCATCAGCAAGCAGAGCAACGGGCAGTTCCACTTCGTGCTCAAGGCCGGCAACGGCCAGGTGATCCTCAGCAGCGAGGGCTACAAGCAGAAGGCCTCGGCGCTGGAGGGCATCGAGTCGGTGCGCAAGAACAGCCAGATCGACGCGCGCTACGAGCGCAAGAGCGCCGCCGACGGCCGGCTGTATTTCCTGCTTACCGCGAGCAATGGCCAGGCCATCGGCAACAGCCAGATGTACAAGGACGCGAGCGGCCGCGACGGCGGCATCGCTTCGGTCAAGGAGAACGGGCCGTCGCTGAAGGTCGAAGACACCGCGCCCTGA
- a CDS encoding GGDEF domain-containing protein — MYQGVGGRMRSVLIALLARPDEIMLEIGAGGELLVARLRAVLAAMLLLLPLFNALGGGSVKETLIGLGGAVFVNVFSQLWLALARRQRRYRWLPFCTAAFDVTATTAVLAMLAVQHLPAGLNSLIVWCGYLLAILMTALRSDGRVTLFSGVLALLQYGLLVLWVFAVAGSPEDLMSSDYGAVTVGSQTQRLLLLAMMTLATSMVVYRMQRLIEMSGTDGLTRLPNRTWLTHRIPRLFDAVRRDGGSLTLALIDLDHFKRINDDYGHRLGDRSLRHLVAVLREQAEPSEWLVRLSGGEFLLVMRKPLGTAFEEVDAIRRTVAERPFEPGRGAEPLWLSFSAGLVTFPQEGGDLSRLLRRADLRLQRAKQSGRNRVVARDL; from the coding sequence ATGTACCAGGGCGTAGGCGGACGGATGCGCAGCGTGCTGATCGCGCTGCTGGCGCGGCCGGACGAAATCATGCTCGAGATCGGCGCCGGCGGCGAACTGCTGGTGGCGCGGCTGCGCGCGGTGTTGGCGGCGATGCTGCTGCTGTTGCCGTTGTTCAACGCGCTCGGCGGCGGCAGCGTCAAGGAGACCCTGATCGGCCTGGGCGGGGCGGTGTTCGTCAACGTGTTCTCGCAGCTGTGGCTGGCGCTGGCGCGGCGCCAGCGCCGTTACCGCTGGCTGCCGTTCTGCACCGCCGCCTTCGACGTCACCGCCACCACCGCGGTGCTGGCGATGCTGGCGGTGCAGCACCTGCCGGCCGGGCTCAACAGCCTGATCGTGTGGTGCGGCTACCTGCTGGCGATCCTGATGACCGCGCTGCGCAGCGACGGCCGGGTGACCCTGTTCTCCGGCGTGCTGGCGTTGCTGCAGTACGGGCTGCTGGTGCTGTGGGTGTTCGCCGTCGCCGGCTCGCCCGAGGACCTGATGTCCAGCGACTACGGCGCGGTCACCGTCGGCAGCCAGACCCAGCGCCTGCTGCTGCTGGCGATGATGACCCTGGCCACCTCGATGGTGGTCTACCGCATGCAGCGGCTGATCGAGATGTCCGGCACCGACGGCCTGACCCGGCTGCCGAACCGGACTTGGCTGACCCACCGCATCCCGCGCCTGTTCGACGCGGTGCGCCGCGACGGCGGCAGCCTGACCTTGGCGCTGATCGACCTGGACCACTTCAAGCGCATCAACGACGACTACGGCCACCGCCTCGGCGACCGCAGCCTGCGCCACCTGGTGGCGGTGCTGCGCGAGCAGGCCGAGCCCAGCGAATGGCTGGTGCGGCTGTCCGGCGGCGAATTCCTGCTGGTGATGCGCAAGCCGCTGGGCACCGCGTTCGAGGAAGTCGACGCGATCCGCCGCACCGTCGCCGAGCGCCCGTTCGAGCCCGGCCGCGGCGCCGAGCCGCTGTGGCTGAGCTTCAGCGCCGGGCTGGTGACCTTCCCGCAGGAAGGCGGCGACCTGTCGCGGCTGCTGCGCCGCGCCGACCTGCGCCTGCAGCGGGCCAAGCAATCCGGCCGCAACCGGGTAGTGGCGCGCGATCTTTGA
- a CDS encoding DUF6053 domain-containing protein — MRSLYAGGPSGPMLVCQSAAIRHKSIGPEGPPTKAQAVRQGGQPVPLSDRAGAARTGSR; from the coding sequence ATGCGTTCGCTTTATGCGGGAGGGCCTTCAGGCCCGATGCTCGTGTGTCAGTCTGCGGCGATCCGACACAAGAGCATCGGGCCTGAAGGCCCTCCCACAAAAGCCCAAGCAGTTCGCCAAGGCGGGCAACCGGTGCCGCTCAGCGACCGCGCCGGCGCCGCCAGAACAGGAAGCCGGTGA
- a CDS encoding metal-dependent hydrolase → MDSLTQIVLGAALSAAIAPAQHRRAALLAGAALGTLPDLDVLPVNLLTGDPVARMTWHRSISHSLLVLPFVAWAIWGWCRGRGGRVAQSPKRWFWAMQAALLTHPVLDAFTVYGTQLWWPLPARPTMWSSIFIIDPLYTVWLLAACVWVWFARAGRSAQPALALGLALSSLYLGGSLWAKHRVEQAAQPALAALGLENAPRFSVPMPFTTALWRVVAMTPDGYVEGERSLLADRGPMHFRLYPSDSLAYSQVSGYPAVHRLQWFNHGFMKAEERDGRLVLSDLRMGAEPDYNFRFAVARREAGGWREIAPEQLQWPWDAAARLPAMWQRIWREPAPVPPEHTVADVRRLQRATPMRARAGIDARPGSGFSGEMSDDLGGGEAAAPR, encoded by the coding sequence ATGGATTCGCTTACCCAGATCGTGCTCGGCGCCGCGCTGAGCGCCGCCATCGCTCCTGCGCAACACCGCCGCGCGGCCCTGCTGGCCGGCGCGGCGCTGGGCACCTTGCCGGATTTGGACGTCCTGCCGGTCAACCTGCTCACCGGCGATCCGGTCGCGCGCATGACCTGGCACCGCAGCATCAGCCACTCGCTGCTGGTGCTGCCGTTCGTGGCCTGGGCGATCTGGGGTTGGTGCCGCGGCCGCGGCGGACGCGTGGCGCAATCGCCCAAGCGCTGGTTCTGGGCGATGCAGGCCGCGCTGCTGACCCATCCCGTGCTCGACGCCTTCACCGTGTACGGCACCCAGTTGTGGTGGCCGTTGCCGGCGCGGCCGACGATGTGGTCGAGCATCTTCATCATCGATCCGCTCTACACCGTGTGGCTGCTGGCCGCCTGCGTCTGGGTCTGGTTCGCGCGCGCCGGGCGCAGCGCGCAGCCGGCGCTGGCGTTGGGGCTGGCGCTGAGTTCGCTGTACCTGGGCGGCTCGCTGTGGGCCAAGCACCGGGTCGAGCAGGCCGCGCAGCCGGCGCTGGCCGCGCTGGGGCTGGAGAACGCGCCGCGTTTCTCGGTGCCGATGCCGTTCACCACCGCGCTGTGGCGGGTGGTGGCGATGACGCCGGACGGCTATGTCGAGGGCGAGCGCTCGCTGCTGGCCGACCGCGGGCCGATGCATTTCCGCCTGTATCCGTCCGACTCGCTGGCCTATTCCCAGGTCAGCGGCTATCCGGCGGTGCACCGGCTGCAGTGGTTCAACCACGGCTTCATGAAGGCCGAGGAACGCGACGGCCGGCTGGTGCTGAGCGACCTGCGCATGGGCGCCGAGCCGGACTACAACTTCCGCTTCGCGGTGGCCCGGCGCGAAGCCGGCGGTTGGCGCGAGATCGCGCCGGAACAGCTGCAATGGCCGTGGGACGCGGCCGCGCGGCTGCCGGCGATGTGGCAGCGGATCTGGCGCGAGCCGGCGCCGGTGCCGCCGGAACATACGGTGGCCGATGTGCGCCGGTTGCAGCGGGCCACGCCGATGCGCGCGCGCGCCGGCATCGACGCCCGCCCGGGCAGCGGGTTCAGCGGCGAGATGAGCGACGACCTCGGCGGCGGCGAGGCCGCGGCGCCGCGCTAG
- a CDS encoding ribokinase yields the protein MSDSANKGRVVVVGSFNVDHVWALPALPRPGETLAGTYRTGPGGKGFNQATAAARAGATTAFVCALGDDAGGRLARELAAGDGLDLRALRSAEPTGTAGIYVDADGRNTIVIGPGANAELSPAFVGEHAAALDAAQVALTQLETPLESAIAAFARARDAGGSTLLNPAPADAVASDALWALTDIATPNETEFCAQLQRRGGDALDPDALAGLDDAALHAHCRRLLAHGSVVITLGKSGCFVSHADGALRGDEQAFYRVPAAAVKAIDTTGAGDAFNGALAAALARDPDAAFGEHVRYAVRFAGLSTERAGAAAAMPSDAELRARFG from the coding sequence ATGAGCGATTCCGCCAACAAAGGCCGCGTCGTCGTGGTCGGCTCGTTCAACGTCGACCACGTCTGGGCGCTGCCCGCGCTGCCGCGCCCGGGCGAGACCCTGGCCGGCACTTACCGCACCGGCCCCGGCGGCAAGGGCTTCAACCAGGCCACCGCGGCCGCGCGCGCGGGCGCGACGACCGCGTTCGTGTGCGCGCTCGGCGACGACGCCGGCGGCCGCCTGGCGCGCGAGCTCGCCGCCGGCGACGGCCTGGACCTGCGCGCGCTGCGCAGCGCCGAGCCCACCGGCACCGCCGGCATCTACGTCGACGCCGACGGCCGCAACACCATCGTGATCGGCCCCGGCGCCAACGCCGAGCTGTCGCCGGCCTTCGTCGGCGAGCACGCGGCCGCCCTGGACGCCGCCCAGGTCGCGCTGACCCAACTGGAAACCCCGCTCGAATCGGCCATCGCCGCGTTCGCGCGCGCGCGCGATGCCGGCGGATCGACCCTGCTCAACCCGGCCCCGGCCGATGCGGTCGCCAGCGACGCGCTGTGGGCGCTGACCGACATCGCCACGCCGAACGAAACCGAGTTCTGCGCGCAGTTGCAGCGCCGGGGCGGCGACGCGCTCGACCCCGACGCGCTCGCCGGCCTCGACGACGCGGCGCTGCACGCGCACTGCCGCCGCTTGCTGGCGCACGGCAGCGTGGTGATCACCCTGGGCAAGTCGGGCTGCTTCGTCTCCCATGCCGACGGCGCGCTGCGCGGCGACGAGCAGGCGTTCTATCGCGTCCCCGCCGCGGCGGTGAAGGCCATCGACACCACCGGCGCGGGCGATGCCTTCAACGGCGCGCTGGCGGCGGCGCTGGCGCGCGATCCGGACGCGGCGTTCGGCGAACACGTGCGCTACGCGGTGCGCTTCGCCGGCCTGTCGACCGAACGCGCCGGCGCGGCGGCGGCGATGCCGAGCGACGCCGAGCTGCGGGCGCGGTTCGGCTGA